From the genome of Mastacembelus armatus chromosome 5, fMasArm1.2, whole genome shotgun sequence:
TGAAGTGATTTTTATGCGTGGATGTAAGAATTCTCAGTGCACACTTCTGATTGGTTTCTGGAAATCTTGTCCATGCTTCTCACTGGTTGTTGGAACGCCCCTGAGCACACTTCTATTTTGTTCTTTCCTtgtttacatgcatgtgtgtctttgagTGTGAGACAGCTAGCTGCATGCCCAGGACATAAAGTACAAAACAAGACCTAAGTACCTTTGTAGGTAAGTAAGTGTAATTTTATCTAAAAACATTTAGCTCCTTCTCCGTTTTACAATGTATTATTCCAATATGccacatttgtttatttgtttatttaaggATTCACATTAGTCTTTACCACAGTAAAGACTATTCTTGCTGGagtccatttaaaaaaacaaaacagaaacagtctaACAGTCTGCTTATTTTTCCTAGAATCAGCTAAATCAATTATTAAATATAATTCCATTATGGACTTTTGACTGCTTAAGATTGTTTTTGaaactgacatgttttctgATTAGAGTCATCGTTGGAGGCATCATGTTCCAGTATGAGGTGGCTCTGTACATACCTGTTTTTCTAAGTGGATTAGTTCTGGGCAGAGGTAGCATAAAGACAAGATTAGAGGCTCATCTTGTATTAAAATTATGTCTTGTTTTGAGCTGTCTGAACTTCATCAAGCTTACTTTTGAAAGCACCAGACCAAACAACTGGACAAGAGTCGAGGTGACATAAGACTAAAGACTGTATTAAGACTGTAGTATAAATTTCCATGTTTCTGCAGAAATGAATGGGACATTATATCTAATTATTGATGCCTCTACTCATTTTAGTCACAACCTTATTTATATGTGTGGTCCATGACGTTGTTTCATCTATAGTGACAGCCAACAGTTTAATTAGTTTTACTGGTTGGCTATGTAAAAAGATATGTAACTTTTGAGTTTTCTCTAACAGAATGTTTAGACCTAGCACCATATAATTTCGTGTTTGAAACTTTTAGTTTTAACCTGTTCTCCATCACCCATTCAGAAACAGACATTAGTTTCTGCTCTATTAACTTATCGTGATCCAAGCTAGCTGCTGAAATGTATATAATTGTATTATCTGCGTATGCTGTATTTAATACATAGGGCctaacatttacaaaaatactgtaaagCAGAGGTCCCAGGCAGCTGCCTTGTGGAATTCTGCATGGAACTGTTACAGTGTTTGAAAGGGTACCACTAAACATAACACAGTAAAGTGTTGTTAGTAAAGTAACTACTAGTTTCATAAGTAGAAACTTATGATCAACAATATCAAAGGCTGCACTAAAGTCTAGAAGCACAACACCCACCAATTAATTTCCTATCAATTTGGCTACACCAGTCATCAATAAGACTTGCTAGTGCTGTACTTGTAGAGTTGCCTTCTTTATATGCATGCTGGATATTCGAGTGAATACAGTTCACAGCAAAATAATGTTGAATCTGTTTAAATACAACCGCTTCCAACAGTTTACTCAAGCTTGGTAAGATGCTTATGGGTCTGCTATTTTGCCCAATTAGTGTTTCTTTACAATTTTTAGACAAAGGAACAATTTTCATCCAAGTGAGTCTCTGTAACAAACATTATATGTATTTGTTTCAATTAAGATAGCACTTAACTCactgagtttgtgttttaaactgCAGATATTCAAGTGAGCATGTTTTAACCCTTTTTTTGGGTACCTTAAACATCATTCTAATAgaaacaaatgtataaataatataaCGTAAGGTTATACTTAATTAATGCCATGTTTAAATTTGTTATAAACTGCCATTCAACAAACCAATGCAACCAAGGTAGAGAATGAGTGAAAAAtcataagataagatgagaagaacctttatttgtGCCACAGCGAGGAAAttcacatatttaaaacataaaatctgGAAATATTGCACTCTTTTATATTGTATGTATGCAAGTTTTTACAGATGTTGAGGTCACTGACACTAAGTGATTAAGGGACTAAGGGATTAACAAAGAAAGTAACCCAACTCATCAAAAGCTGAAATTGTTGGTTCttgaatataaataaaagtgaaaacaaacctAGGATTTGAATTTTGATCTTTAAGACTCATGTAGACTACTTAAAAAGTTCTGTGGTATTAAAAGTGCTGTCCTTTTTGCAGGGATGACTTCCTTTCATTCTGAGGTTCTTCTGCTTCTTAGTCTGATCAGCCTTACTTCAGGGCTGCATGTGGAAACGTCATCTTTTTCCCAGATGCCTTTCATTATTGTATGGAATGCCCCTACTGCCAACTGCCTTACCCAATATGGTGTGGACCTCGACTTGAAAATGTTCAACATTGTTCACAATCAAAACCAAACCTTTACAGGTGAAAACATAACCATCTTTTATGAAGACAAGCTTGGTCTGTATCCTAGATATTCCAATCAAGGAGTAGCTATTAATGGTGGAGTTCCACAGAACTCCAGTCTTAATGATCACCTAAGAGTCGCCTCTGCAAATATCAGGACTTATATTCCTAGCAGTAATTTCCATGGACTGGCTGTGGTGGACTGGGAGAGTTGGAGACCTCTGTGGGATAGAAACTGGGATACTAAGCAAGTGTACTCGGAAGCGTCAAGAGCACTGGTGAGTGCAAAGCATCCGGACTGGAGCCCTGCACAGGTAGACGTTGAAGCCCAGGTGCAGTTTGAAGAAGCAGGGACAAAATTCATGGAGGAAACTCTGAAACTGGGGAAGAAGGAAAGACCAAATGGGTTGTGGGGCTACTACGATTACCCCAGCTGCTACAATTACTACAGTTCCGAAAGCGAAAACTACACAGGGGAGTGTCCTGCTGTTGAGATACAGAGGAACAATGAGCTATTCTGGCTGTGGAACATCTCATCTGCTCTGTATCCAAACATCTACCTTAGCCCTGACCTGCAAGACCTCGGCAATGAAGTGCCGCAGTACACTCGCCACCGCATCCTGGAGGCCATGAGAGTAAGGGCTCTGGTGGCCCCACCAGTACGGCCTGTGTACCCCTACGCTCGCATTGCCTACACCTACACATTAGAGTTCCTTTCCCAGGCAAGTAGCAACTATTTGAACTTTCTGagatcttcttttttttttgtatcctCTGTTTACCCAGTTTTTCTCCTGCAGGAGCATCTGGTCTACACCATTGGCGAAAGTGCTGCTTTAGGTTCCGCAGGGGTGGTGCTGTGGGGCGACAGCACTTTCTCCAAATCTCAGGTACAGTCACTTGACTTGTTCAACTGCTTCTCCATCCTTTGTATGACTGTACCATGCTCACATTGAACAGTTGACTGACAAGGTCTTCTGAATTCCACTTTTTGGTTGTAATACTGTCATGCACACCATATATTTTGCTACTGAACCCTACTGTGAGATTGCTGTtaaaggaatgaaaaaaaaatatatgttatgTTTGTAAACAACATGATCTTTACTTAAACATAGGATGTCACCTGAGGTCACCTGCATATGGACTTAGAAATGAGTTGGTGTTATCTGCAATActtcataataaataataaatcctAAGATAATACAATAAGTGCCTACCAAGAGAtggaaaatatttgaatatactgtgtgtttaaaatgttttgaggTTGAGTAGAGAATTTActatttggttttaaaaaaatggagaTCTGACCTTTGGTGGATTCATGTTGAGcgttttgtgtttatgtcattAAAAGGAATTCATCAAGAGTATTTtgtaaaaattgtaaaaaaaaaaagattttgtttaCTTAGTATCATATATAAGCTATCTTACTGATTGAAAtttcataacaaaataaaaatcaatttagaTGCTACAGTAGTGAAAGAAAGatagctgtgtgtgttctcaaaaCTAGAAATTATAAAGAGTATTTCATTCAGCACCATTAAACACTGATCACAAATATTccatattgttttatttttttaaaacagttttagttTTCTAAAACAGCAGGGTACTGGAGTTTTTAGCAAACTGGTAAAACCACAGGTAAAAATTAGTTTGTTGTGGACTTAATTTCAGTAGCAGACCTGAACAtaaaaaagtacagtacatgttaATTGTAATGAAGGAACATTTAAGTTGTGGTCAGTCTGTAGCACAGAGgaattatttatatttgactCAATCAATTGTCACCTTTAGTCATTTAATTGgataataagaaaaatatgcagATTTCATGTGTTCTTCTGatcagaaactggaaaatatcaattcactttgtcttcccccactccaccctcatctaATATGGTatctttcagtttttgattGACGTGAACATACTTGATCCGTAGGTAGGGCAGGGATGGCTGAAAAtcaagcagggcagtggccctcgaaCTACGAAATTTACCCAACCCTGACGTACAGGAACTCGCCAAACATGCAATGGAAAATGACATTCAATGCTTATACATGTCGTCATTCCACATTCATGAAGACTACATTCTGCAAAAGTAGTATGATATAATTGTTTGGATTAACCAGCACATCATACACTAAATATCAACGCGTTCATGTCTAAAATTAGTTCTTTTATCAATAGAGTGTTTGCTAGcagtttttacagtttcttctgacataatcaaaataaatggaaGTTTCTTTAAATGAGAGCTTAATATTATACAGAAAGTTGGTCTGGTTTATGAACTCCACACCtgtgaatgaatatgaatatacatatatatatatatatatgtatatactttttttttttcctccaggaATCCTGCTCTGACATTAATCAGTATCTGCGGGGTCCGCTGAGTGCATACCTCCTCAACgtttccacagcagcagagttATGCAGCCAGACCTTGTGCGGATCTCACGGCCGCTGTCTACGCAAAAATCCAGACAGTGGTGTTTACTTGCACCTAAACCCCCTCACCCACTCTATCATCAGTCAGGGCGGCAAGCTGACAGTCACTGGTGAGCTTGGGGAAGCAGAGAAGAGAAGTTTTCAAACAGACTTTAAATGCCAGTGCTTCAGTGGCTATGAGGGAGAGGATTGCAGAAATGGAATAGCAACCCAAATCACACCGTCAGCACTGCAGTGTGTGACCTTCCTGATTATCTCTCTGCTCCTTGTTAGGGCAGCATAAATGCATTTGACATAGCTACATTTTATAGTCAGAATATAGTGATAATAATATGAGCAGAAATTTTCTTTGGGGAATGAGAAGTGATATTTACTTCTTTAATTGCTGTATACTATGGATGAAATATTATGAAATGTTATAAGAAACTGTGGAAATTGCAGAGTTATATTTGTTTATAACCTTTAATCTTTCTTTTAAGCAATGAAGGGCTTGTGGGAAATGAACTTGGTTACATTTGGCTGTCAGTTTCCTCAGTCACTGTTTCTCAAGTTGTCAAATTCCATCATTTCATAGAGAggatgtgtttattttctttatttttgtgggAAATGTGGGGAATGAgtcactgtactgtatgtcagttGCTGTGTGGTGGATTTGATGCACTTATATCTGGTATTAGCACAAGTCCCTGATCATTTTTCAGCATGACCTCTCTCTAGTATTTGATGATGTTATAAGAAACtagagtatttatttttatttatttttaggtgtttgtcttatttttatgtCCAAAACATGTTTACtagtttttgtttacattttaacctcctgtctttctttttttcagttttttattttctgatccTGATTCTGAGAAAAGTGTCATCATTCAACACCTATTTAATTTTGAAAGCACAAACTTcgcacaaacaaaataaaaagcagatatTCTAACActcttttacagttttactgacATTATTGCCTGTGtctttatgctgtatttttttttttttttagtttgaactttctttaaagtaaataaacttCTTTGTTGAGGAAATCATATTTTTAGAATTAAAGCTGAAGTTTTGAAATAGGTTTTGTGGTAATACAGGTATGGATTTGCTGTTTCTAGTCTACACCAAAATTAAGCTTCAGGGCAAAAACCTGTCAGCACTggcaggaaaggaaaggaaagccAGCTTGTTCTCAGGAATGGACACATTTAGCAGACTGTAGCCTCATGCCCCTTCCCCATGTAATTGTAGGGTTTTGTTAAGCCAATAGTTATTTTTACTACTTttaagagacagagagagatataTCATTATTGCCTTTTTCTGACAGCCATTAGTTAGCCAGAGTTAAGCTGTATGACATTTCCATGTCATATCTCTTCACTTAACTGTTTAGAAAATTAATCTTCGttattttttggattttttttactGCGACATGATGAAGACTTCATTGAGGATGGCCGGAAAGCCGAAAACTGCTTTTAACTCGCCTGTGACTTTAAATCCGTTTTCTGCATGAAGTGATTTTTGAGTCACCGATTGGTTGTAAGCGTTCCCAGTGCGCACTTCTGATTGGTTGTTGGAACGCCCGAGCACACATCTGTGTTTGTTCTTACCCTTTGTTTTGCGCATGTGTGTCTTTGATCATGAGACTGTTGACTTCATGCCCGGGACAGAAAGTACAAACCAAAATCCATGTATCTTTGTAGGTAAGTATGTGTTTGCGGTTTTATCTAAAAACGTTCTGCTCCTTCCATAttctaaaatgtattattacatTATGTCTCATG
Proteins encoded in this window:
- the LOC113130224 gene encoding hyaluronidase-4-like — its product is MTSFHSEVLLLLSLISLTSGLHVETSSFSQMPFIIVWNAPTANCLTQYGVDLDLKMFNIVHNQNQTFTGENITIFYEDKLGLYPRYSNQGVAINGGVPQNSSLNDHLRVASANIRTYIPSSNFHGLAVVDWESWRPLWDRNWDTKQVYSEASRALVSAKHPDWSPAQVDVEAQVQFEEAGTKFMEETLKLGKKERPNGLWGYYDYPSCYNYYSSESENYTGECPAVEIQRNNELFWLWNISSALYPNIYLSPDLQDLGNEVPQYTRHRILEAMRVRALVAPPVRPVYPYARIAYTYTLEFLSQEHLVYTIGESAALGSAGVVLWGDSTFSKSQESCSDINQYLRGPLSAYLLNVSTAAELCSQTLCGSHGRCLRKNPDSGVYLHLNPLTHSIISQGGKLTVTGELGEAEKRSFQTDFKCQCFSGYEGEDCRNGIATQITPSALQCVTFLIISLLLVRAA